From the genome of Suricata suricatta isolate VVHF042 chromosome 3, meerkat_22Aug2017_6uvM2_HiC, whole genome shotgun sequence, one region includes:
- the FAM71A gene encoding LOW QUALITY PROTEIN: protein FAM71A (The sequence of the model RefSeq protein was modified relative to this genomic sequence to represent the inferred CDS: inserted 6 bases in 4 codons; deleted 4 bases in 3 codons; substituted 3 bases at 3 genomic stop codons) translates to MNPGSLLPYHTAHTYHTAHTRAVGGSMFNLPVGKLPRQLXEGGEYDIFKPAPVFESDFIQINKRGEIIDVHKRVXVLTVGIATTSPILPXMLLALPAAHCDEHGGCGQATKGKGCKARKTLELTRLIPLKFVRISIHDHQNQQLRLKVTTGRKCYLQLCXDAPEDLFAXWEELVDLLRPPLPTCSGTYIVPTQGTDILWLSMFEEKDRRSPSEEDCQVQWDPNEVSIRFIDEMFETFDEDEANSAAFAGGEGTRXDSHKPGVAAAKPKLVELNGESAAGSHLELAVAAAAGEVAGATAVVIGGTAAGYGLGYAAGIAEGTVAGALSLAVTKSAVPDQVGMALAGAATKGPGGSGTMAGTANLSPQSRNVAVAGAEKNPRFTSDLLTSLPRGASRTVKFTGTERARKTVAGNARREXAESAGAAAEQAGKQSREGRRELRKHKEPTFPGSSPGSSADSHHEAGVTRATSKPLFGSQPAREPTREDKDQSLDSHGGGSRAPHPKDSRASHKPGLSSTGGSGLAKKLGKIHLFLRNVKSNPTTRTTQQRRGCAHETRGQDRDGAMIQASENCQGLGSAGSRTTDDMETFESH, encoded by the exons atgaacccagggtctcTGCTGCCATACCACACAGCCCACACCTACCACACAGCCCACACCCGAGCCGTAGGAGGGAGCATGTTCAACCTCCCCGTGGGCAAACTACCGCGACAACTATAGGAGGGAGGGGAATATGACATCTTCAAGCCCGCGCCTGTATTTGAGAGTGACTTCATACAGATTAATAAACGTGGTGAAATCATCGATGTGCACAAACGGGT AGTGTTGACAGTGGGCATCGCGACCACCAGCCCCATCCTCC TCATGCTGCTGGCCCTACCGGCAGCCCACTGTGACGAGCATGGCGGGTGCGGCCAGGCCACCAAGGGAAAAGGCTGCAAGGCTAGGAAGACCTTAGAGCTCACCAGGCTCATCCCCTTGAAGTTTGTGAGGATCTCGATTCACGACCACCAGAATCAACAGCTGCGCCTGAAGGTCACGACTGGCAGGAAGTGCTACTTGCAACTAT AGGACGCGCCGGAAGACCTGTTCGCCTAATGGGAAGAGCTCGTTGACCTCCTGCGACCACCCTTG CCTACCTGCAGCGGCACCTACATCGTCCCGACCCAGGGAACGGACATACTTTGGTTGTCTATGTTTGAGGAGAAGGACAGGAGGAGTCCATCGGAGGAAGATTGCCAAGTACAGTGGGATCCGAACGAGGTCAGCATCAGATTCATCGACGAGATGTTCGAGACGTTCGACGAGGATGAGGCCAACTCTGCAGCGtttgcaggtggggaggggacccGTTAGGACTCCCACAAACCCGGTGTAGCCGCAGCCAAGCCCAAACTTGTAGAGCTCAACGGGGAGTCGGCGGCAGGGTCACACCTAGAGCTGGCAGTGGCGGCGGCAGCGGGGGAGGTGGCCGGGGCGACAGCGGTGGTGATAGGAGGGACGGCTGCGGGGTACGGCCTC GGGTACGCAGCAGGGATCGCAGAGGGCACCGTGGCAGGTGCTTTGAGCCTGGCCGTAACCAAGTCAGCCGTGCCCGATCAGGTAGGCATGGCCTTAGCAGGTGCAGCAACCAAGGGGCCCGGAGGAAGTGGAACCATGGCGGGCACCGCCAATCTGTCCCCGCAGAGCAGGAACGTTGCCGTGGCAGGTGCGGAGAAGAACCCCAGGTTTACTTCCGACTTGCTCACCAGCCTCCCCAGGGGGGCCAGCAGGACTGTGAAGTTCACAGGAACAGAGCGCGCCCGCAAAACTGTGGCGGGTAACGCGCGGAGGGA AGCGGAGAGCGCAGGCGCGGCGGCGGAGCAGGCGGGAAAGCAGTCCCGCGAGGGCCGGCGGGAGCTCAGGAAG CACAAGGAGCCAACCTTCCCCGGCTCCAGTCCAGGCAGCTCAGCCGACAGCCACCACGAGGCGGGGGTGACAAGAGCAACCAGTAAACCGCTATTCGGTTCCCAGCCGGCCAGAGAGCCCACGAGGGAGGACAAGGACCAGTCCCTCGACAGCCATGGGGGTGGCAGCCGCGCGCCCCACCCCAAGGATTCCAGGGCATCCCACAAACCTGGGCTGAGCTCCACAGGCGGCTCCGGGTTGGCCAAGAAGCTGGGCAAGATACACTTGTTCCTCAGGAACGTCAAATCTAACCCTACTACCAGGACCACGCAGCAGAGACGTGGATGTGCTCATGAAACCCGTGGACAGGACCGGGATGGGGCCATGATCCAGGCCTCGGAGAACTGCCAGGGCCTGGGAAGTGCAGGAAGTCGGACAACTGATGACATGGAGACCTTCGAATCCCATTAG
- the ATF3 gene encoding cyclic AMP-dependent transcription factor ATF-3 has translation MMLQHPGQVSASEVSASAIVPCLSPPGSLVFEDFANLTPFVKEELRFAIQNKHICNRMSSALESVTVSGRPLEMAVTKTEVAPEEDERKKRRRERNKIAAAKCRNKKKEKTECLQKESEKLESVNAELKAQIEELKNEKQHLIYMLNLHRPTCIVRAQNGRTPEDERNLFIQQIKEGTLQS, from the exons ATGATGCTTCAACACCCAGGCCAGGTCTCTGCCTCGGAAGTCAGTGCCTCTGCCATcgtcccctgcctgtcccctcctgggTCACTGGTGTTTGAGGATTTTGCTAACCTGACACCCTTTGTCAAGGAAGAGCTGAGGTTCGCCATCCAGAACAAGCACATCTGTAACCGGATGTCTTCTGCACTGGAGTCGGTCACTGTCAGCGGCAGACCTCTGGAGATGGCGGTCACAAAAACTGAG GTGGCCCCTGaagaagatgaaaggaaaaagaggcgACGGGAAAGAAATAAGATTGCAGCTGCCAAGTGCCGCaacaagaagaaggagaagacagagtgCCTGCAGAAG GAGTCAGAGAAGCTGGAGAGTGTCAATGCCGAACTGAAGGCCCAGATCGAGGAGCTCAAGAACGAGAAGCAGCATTTGATATACATGCTCAACCTTCATCGGCCCACGTGTATTGTCCGGGCTCAGAATGGGCGGACTCCAGAAGATGAAAGAAACCTTTTTATCCAACAGATTAAAGAAGGAACATTGCAAAGCTAA